ACCGTCTGGTCGCCCTCCTCGGGCGGGAGCGCTTCGACGTCCTGGTCGCCGAGGGCGGACGGCTGAGTCCGGGCGAGGCCCGGGCCCGGCTCTGACCCGTCAGGCCAGGAGGCCGCGCCAACGGTCGGCCGACTCCAACATGTCCAGGCTGACCCGCTCCAGGAACGTCCCTGCCCTGGCCAGCCGCTGCCCCACGGGGCTGTCGGTCCCGGACGTCTCCGCCGCGGCCATCGCGGCCTGCGCCGATTCGAGCGTATGACGCGTGCCGATCACGACGGAGTGGTACCAGGCCTCGTCGTCGACCACGTAGACGTCGCGACGCCGCTGCGGATCGCGCTCGCGCCGGACATAGCCGTGCTGGACGAGGTAGTTCACGGCCACGGAGACGGAGGCGGGGCTGACCTTCAGCCTGCGGGTCAGCTCGGCCGCGGTGCGCCGGCCGTCCTCGGAGAGCAGCAGGTCGACGTGCACGCGCGCGGTCATCCTCGGCAGCCCCGTCCGGACCGCCAACTCGATGATCTCCTCTCCCGTCGTGCCAGCCGGCGGTCCGGCCGCGCGCGGGGGTGCCGGTGTGCCCCGCCGCGCCCGCTGGGCCGTCGCCTGGTGCGCCTGCTGGGGCCGGTAGCCGCCGGGGCCGCCGTTGCGTCCGACCTCCCGGCTGATCGTCGAGGTCGGCCGGTCGAGCCGCCGCGCGATCTCGGCGTAGGAGAGCCCGGCGGCGAGTCCGGCCGCGATGTGTTGGCGGTCCTGCTGGGTCAACCGTCCTCCTGGCATGTTGCCAGTATTGCCTTCGCTGTCATTCATTGCAACGTGGCATTGCATTTGAGTCCAGCGTCATTGCATCAATTTATCGCTGCTGACCTGCCGAAACCGCTTTCGACCGATTGACAGCCATTCTGATTGCAACGTAGCTTTCGAGCATTGGCAAACACGTACTATCGCGAGTGAGGAATGGTCATGGGTGAATCCCCGCATGCCGTCACGACGATGCCGACGGCGCGTCAGCTCGGCTGCCCCTTCGACCCACCAGCAGAGCTGATCGAAGCCCGCCAGCACAGCCCGATCAGCCGCTACACCTTCCCCGGCGGGAAACCCGGCTGGCTGGTTACCGGATACGACCTGGTCAGGTCGGTCCTGGCCGACCCGCGGTTCAGCTCACGCAAGGAGTTCATGCTCCATCCGACCATCGACTACGGCGACATCGAGATTCCCCCGGCGCCGCCCGGCGAGTTCCTCCTCATGGACGAGCCCCAGCACAGCCGCTATCGAAAACCCCTGATGGGCAAGTTCACCGTACGGCGGATGCGACTGCTCACCGAGCGCGTCGAGCAGATCACCGCCGACCACCTGGACGC
The Micromonospora pisi DNA segment above includes these coding regions:
- a CDS encoding helix-turn-helix domain-containing protein, coding for MTQQDRQHIAAGLAAGLSYAEIARRLDRPTSTISREVGRNGGPGGYRPQQAHQATAQRARRGTPAPPRAAGPPAGTTGEEIIELAVRTGLPRMTARVHVDLLLSEDGRRTAAELTRRLKVSPASVSVAVNYLVQHGYVRRERDPQRRRDVYVVDDEAWYHSVVIGTRHTLESAQAAMAAAETSGTDSPVGQRLARAGTFLERVSLDMLESADRWRGLLA